The Streptomyces europaeiscabiei genome window below encodes:
- a CDS encoding prephenate dehydrogenase yields the protein MRTAAVVGTGVIGTSIALALTRHGVSVYLSDTDRCAARTAAALGAGLVGTPPAPADIAVLAVAPGRLRPVLAEQCARGLARGYTDVASVKAGPGREVAASGVDPAVFIGGHPLAEREHSGPLAARAELFQERPWVLSPSAHTGRDTLNTALELVALCGATPVLMDSEAHDRAVAVVSHAPHVVAALVAARLEHLSADAVRLAGRSVREATRTADGDTQLWGDILENNAPAVADVLDELAEDLAVTVAALRGLAAVDADERAQGTTLLADLLTRGLAGRDAIAGTHGPPERARVPVRVLIADRPGELARLLGTACEFGITAEDLSVDHPPGRPGGLVELMVAPAAAQDMAGRLEDRGWRVQRAADPAGVRAQSPPRTARRGPVGARTVA from the coding sequence ATCCGCACCGCCGCGGTGGTGGGCACGGGAGTGATCGGCACCTCCATCGCGCTGGCTCTCACCCGGCACGGGGTGAGCGTGTATCTGAGCGACACCGACCGGTGCGCGGCACGCACCGCCGCGGCACTGGGCGCGGGGCTCGTCGGCACACCGCCCGCCCCGGCCGACATCGCGGTGCTGGCCGTTGCGCCGGGACGCCTGCGCCCCGTCCTCGCCGAGCAGTGCGCCCGCGGGCTCGCCCGCGGTTACACCGACGTCGCGAGCGTCAAGGCCGGGCCGGGACGAGAGGTGGCCGCCAGCGGCGTGGACCCGGCGGTGTTCATCGGCGGCCACCCCCTGGCCGAACGGGAACACTCCGGCCCGCTGGCCGCCCGCGCCGAGCTGTTCCAGGAGCGGCCCTGGGTGCTCAGCCCGTCCGCGCACACGGGCAGGGACACCCTCAACACGGCGCTGGAACTGGTGGCCCTGTGCGGCGCCACCCCCGTCCTCATGGACAGCGAGGCCCACGACCGGGCGGTCGCCGTCGTCTCCCACGCCCCGCACGTCGTCGCCGCGCTCGTCGCGGCCCGCCTGGAGCACCTGTCCGCCGACGCGGTGCGGCTGGCCGGCCGGAGCGTGCGCGAAGCCACCCGGACCGCCGACGGCGACACGCAGCTGTGGGGCGACATCCTGGAGAACAACGCTCCGGCGGTCGCGGACGTCCTGGACGAACTCGCCGAGGATCTCGCGGTCACCGTGGCGGCGCTGCGCGGCCTGGCCGCCGTCGACGCCGACGAACGCGCCCAGGGCACGACCCTGCTGGCCGACCTGCTCACCCGCGGGCTCGCCGGCCGCGACGCCATCGCGGGCACGCACGGCCCGCCCGAACGCGCCCGTGTCCCGGTCCGCGTCCTCATCGCGGACCGGCCGGGCGAGCTGGCCCGGCTGCTGGGCACCGCCTGCGAGTTCGGCATCACCGCCGAGGACCTGTCCGTCGACCACCCGCCGGGCAGGCCGGGCGGCCTGGTGGAACTGATGGTCGCGCCCGCCGCAGCGCAGGACATGGCGGGCCGGCTGGAGG
- a CDS encoding class I adenylate-forming enzyme family protein, with protein MIKLDDIRRHAAVRPDADAVVDGATRLSWARFADAVDRFAAGLVTALPDVRPVRAAFLAGPRWELTVAMAACATLGIPCTGLDPQQEPDRLLAELELLGPCAVFVAPEYQPQLERCAWPGADRALRVVLDGESGLLADHAAQAPRTRSAFPVLLGSEPLQQLPAPLHREWLTVVPGGPRPRVAVRAAAAEARALIDLVEEFGFDAHDIHLVAAPPWQPLALQLTRTLLAVGATVVLGAMRDPAALAAQLTCEGVTTAVLDPGVLLALLAHPASDAPAHPPRLRCVVTPGTHLGRWTLDAAWERLGPVLHLVHSTPESGLVTILTPEESQVTRARSGRAGLGTTVVVLDDTGTVLPAGRPGRIAVHGHQVMDGYLDGEDAFVTLDTGGGQQRFLVTDDLGLLDEQGRLVLTGRGSGVTAVARDGAMDAALFRLESDLLNLPCLRDTAVVRVDLPALGGEALVVPFIAVAVGREVTGHTALRTACARRVPSIPAHVIAVDAIPYSPTGRIRTAELLEAVVPIITLNLQLEQTVHQEISA; from the coding sequence ATGATCAAGCTTGACGACATCCGCCGGCACGCGGCCGTCCGCCCGGACGCCGACGCCGTCGTGGACGGAGCGACGCGCCTGTCCTGGGCGCGGTTCGCCGACGCGGTGGACCGGTTCGCCGCGGGTCTGGTGACCGCACTGCCCGACGTCCGCCCGGTCCGCGCGGCCTTCCTCGCCGGCCCGCGCTGGGAGCTCACGGTCGCCATGGCGGCCTGCGCCACGCTCGGCATCCCCTGCACGGGGCTGGACCCGCAGCAGGAGCCGGACCGGCTCCTGGCAGAACTCGAACTGCTCGGCCCCTGCGCGGTGTTCGTCGCCCCCGAGTACCAGCCGCAGCTGGAGCGCTGCGCGTGGCCGGGCGCGGACAGGGCGCTGCGGGTCGTCCTGGACGGCGAGAGCGGCCTCCTGGCCGACCATGCGGCCCAGGCGCCGCGAACGCGGTCCGCCTTCCCGGTGCTGCTGGGAAGCGAACCGCTGCAGCAGCTTCCCGCCCCCCTGCACCGCGAGTGGCTCACCGTCGTGCCCGGCGGGCCCCGGCCGCGCGTCGCGGTGCGCGCCGCCGCGGCCGAGGCCCGCGCGCTGATCGACCTGGTCGAGGAGTTCGGGTTCGACGCGCACGACATCCATCTCGTGGCCGCGCCGCCGTGGCAGCCGCTGGCCCTGCAGCTGACGCGGACGCTGCTCGCGGTCGGCGCCACCGTGGTGCTGGGGGCCATGCGGGATCCCGCGGCCCTGGCCGCGCAGCTCACCTGCGAAGGCGTCACCACCGCGGTGCTGGACCCCGGGGTGCTCCTCGCGCTGCTCGCCCACCCGGCCTCCGACGCCCCGGCGCACCCCCCGCGGCTGCGCTGCGTGGTGACGCCCGGCACCCACCTGGGGCGCTGGACGCTCGACGCGGCCTGGGAGCGGCTCGGCCCGGTGCTGCACCTGGTCCACAGCACACCCGAGTCCGGCCTCGTCACGATCCTCACTCCGGAGGAGTCGCAGGTCACCCGGGCGCGCAGCGGCCGGGCGGGGCTCGGCACCACCGTCGTGGTGCTCGACGACACAGGCACCGTGCTGCCCGCCGGCCGACCGGGCCGTATCGCCGTGCACGGCCACCAGGTGATGGACGGTTACCTCGACGGCGAGGACGCCTTCGTCACCCTCGACACCGGCGGAGGGCAGCAGCGCTTCCTCGTGACCGACGACCTCGGCCTCCTCGACGAGCAGGGCCGGCTCGTCCTGACCGGCCGCGGTTCGGGCGTGACGGCGGTGGCCCGCGACGGCGCCATGGACGCCGCGCTGTTCCGTCTGGAGTCGGACCTGCTGAACCTGCCCTGTCTGCGCGACACCGCCGTGGTGCGGGTCGATCTGCCCGCGCTGGGGGGCGAGGCCCTCGTCGTACCGTTCATCGCCGTCGCCGTCGGACGCGAGGTCACCGGCCATACGGCCCTGAGGACGGCCTGTGCCCGCCGGGTGCCGTCGATCCCGGCCCATGTGATCGCCGTCGACGCCATCCCCTACAGCCCGACCGGCCGGATCAGGACCGCCGAGCTGCTGGAGGCGGTGGTCCCCATCATCACCCTCAACCTCCAGCTGGAGCAGACCGTGCACCAGGAGATCTCCGCATGA
- a CDS encoding AMP-binding enzyme, with protein MTATPHLPDLFEDAQEMDPERGFFALEGELLELSCVRECAVVLTDLPELGSAVVAAFVPPTPRQEISGRRAVLAACQRNLPELYAHAVAVDEVPRTAQGAVRGSELLDRVLPQIARDLMSPAAMSD; from the coding sequence ATGACCGCCACCCCGCACCTGCCCGACCTGTTCGAGGACGCCCAGGAGATGGATCCGGAGAGGGGGTTCTTCGCCCTGGAAGGGGAGCTGCTCGAACTGTCCTGCGTACGGGAGTGCGCCGTGGTCCTCACCGATCTGCCCGAACTGGGCAGTGCGGTCGTCGCGGCGTTCGTACCGCCGACGCCCCGCCAGGAGATCTCCGGACGCCGGGCCGTGCTCGCCGCCTGCCAGCGCAATCTGCCGGAGCTGTACGCGCATGCCGTGGCCGTGGACGAGGTGCCGCGCACCGCCCAGGGCGCCGTGCGCGGGAGTGAACTCCTGGACCGGGTGCTGCCCCAGATCGCCCGGGACCTGATGTCGCCGGCCGCCATGTCCGACTGA
- a CDS encoding LysR family transcriptional regulator, translating into MQLQQLRAFREVATELSITRAARNLHYAQSTVTTQIKNLEEAVGAELFDRSRRQLSLTDAGLRLLPHAERIIDIAAAARREIAMVTRHGHGPRRTAGPPALL; encoded by the coding sequence ATGCAGTTGCAGCAGCTGCGCGCGTTCCGTGAGGTGGCGACCGAGTTGAGCATCACGCGGGCCGCCAGGAACCTCCACTACGCGCAGTCGACCGTGACCACACAGATCAAGAACCTCGAAGAAGCCGTGGGAGCCGAGCTGTTCGACCGCAGCAGGCGCCAGCTCTCCCTCACGGACGCAGGGTTACGGCTGCTGCCGCACGCCGAGCGCATCATCGACATAGCGGCGGCGGCCCGGCGCGAGATCGCCATGGTCACACGGCACGGCCACGGCCCGCGCCGTACCGCCGGCCCGCCCGCACTGCTGTGA
- a CDS encoding FAD/NAD(P)-binding protein, protein MPSGISIGVVGGGAAAVCLIDNLARSEGDPGSLTVFEPSPHLWRGRAYQIDTEILRVNATPDDMSVRAGDPGHFERWLQAHDRVTGVVRGTDRLSGARFAPRAVYGDYLEETAYAALGRLRGRGWRVDIVGEAVKAAGRRPGQVLLGTGPGRTRAFDYAVLCVGGDSPKDVYGLTGTPGFIAEPYPLSGTLAELGENDHVAVIGSGLTAVDIVLSLAARGHRGPISLMSRRGVLPGVRQRPTPLELRHLTPVRVRTAARERSRLTIEDVAAVLRAEFRDAGADLDGVIEEIIRVDLEDPVDRLRRQLDEVDSPQVGMRILQRAVPETGPDVWPLLREEDKVRVLRAHYRTLMSLCCPMPPSSATVLLGLVEAGRLEMFSGLLDITAADGSGFDVLAADGTAFRADKVISAVNASEGRIPCGALPLVTSLVKARAVSRHPHGGLQLARATSRLTSNGRPDPRLYGLGNIAAGALFFTFGIPSLVDRSQDIVTAILQHSATVDAARSEAEPVAA, encoded by the coding sequence ATGCCCTCTGGAATCTCGATCGGCGTCGTCGGCGGCGGTGCGGCCGCCGTCTGCCTGATCGACAACCTGGCCCGGAGCGAGGGCGACCCCGGCAGCCTCACCGTGTTCGAACCCTCGCCCCATCTGTGGCGCGGCCGCGCCTACCAGATCGACACCGAGATCCTGCGCGTGAACGCGACCCCCGACGACATGTCCGTACGGGCGGGCGACCCCGGGCACTTCGAGCGCTGGCTGCAGGCCCACGACCGCGTCACCGGCGTGGTCCGGGGCACCGACCGGCTGTCGGGAGCCCGCTTCGCGCCGCGCGCCGTCTACGGCGACTACCTGGAGGAGACCGCGTACGCGGCCCTGGGCCGGCTGCGGGGCAGGGGCTGGCGCGTCGACATCGTCGGCGAGGCCGTGAAGGCCGCCGGCCGAAGGCCCGGCCAGGTGCTCCTGGGCACCGGTCCGGGGCGGACGCGGGCCTTCGACTACGCGGTGCTGTGCGTCGGCGGCGACAGCCCCAAGGACGTCTACGGACTCACCGGCACGCCCGGCTTCATCGCAGAGCCCTACCCGCTCTCCGGCACGCTGGCGGAGCTCGGTGAGAACGACCACGTGGCCGTCATCGGCAGCGGCCTGACCGCCGTCGACATCGTCCTGTCGCTGGCCGCCCGGGGCCACCGGGGCCCCATCAGCCTGATGTCGCGGCGCGGCGTGCTGCCGGGCGTACGGCAGCGGCCCACCCCCCTCGAACTGCGCCACCTGACGCCGGTGCGGGTGAGGACCGCCGCCCGGGAACGGTCCCGGCTGACCATCGAGGACGTGGCCGCCGTACTGCGGGCGGAGTTCAGGGACGCCGGCGCGGATCTCGACGGCGTCATCGAGGAGATCATCCGCGTCGACCTGGAGGACCCGGTCGACCGGCTGCGCCGCCAGCTCGACGAGGTCGACTCGCCGCAGGTGGGCATGCGCATCCTGCAGCGCGCCGTGCCGGAGACCGGACCCGACGTATGGCCCCTGCTGCGCGAGGAGGACAAGGTCCGGGTCCTGCGCGCCCACTACCGCACCCTCATGAGCCTGTGCTGCCCCATGCCGCCCTCCAGCGCCACCGTCCTGCTCGGCCTGGTGGAGGCGGGCCGGCTGGAGATGTTCTCGGGCCTGCTCGACATCACCGCGGCCGACGGGAGCGGCTTCGACGTCCTGGCCGCCGACGGCACCGCCTTCCGCGCCGACAAGGTGATCAGCGCCGTCAACGCCTCCGAGGGGCGCATCCCCTGCGGTGCGCTGCCCCTGGTGACCTCACTGGTCAAGGCCCGCGCGGTCAGCCGCCACCCGCACGGCGGACTGCAGCTGGCCCGCGCCACCAGCCGGCTCACCAGCAACGGGCGGCCCGACCCGCGGCTGTACGGGCTCGGCAACATCGCCGCCGGAGCCCTGTTCTTCACCTTCGGCATCCCCTCCCTGGTCGACCGCAGCCAGGACATCGTCACCGCGATCCTCCAGCACTCGGCCACCGTCGACGCCGCCCGCAGCGAGGCCGAACCGGTCGCCGCCTGA
- a CDS encoding class II aldolase/adducin family protein — translation MSPTATDPRPAYLAATATRLPIPGEPRFATYEETRRHRKQRLAAAVRLFGKYGFAEGISGHISVRDPEHRDRFWVNPFGVSFRQVRVADLICVDAAGDVVAGHHPVNPSAFVIHSQIHELHPDATAVAHGHTPHSRALGALGTLLEPIDQESAAFYGRQVLYNRYDGPCVTPAQGRDIAERLGGNRAVLLRHHGLITVGGSLDEAVHWFLSYDSCAQVQLLARAAGTPRTLTPEQALAAREGFGDQELGRFSFQLLWDEIVAEQPDLLQEEPGGAGAHGGGAG, via the coding sequence ATGAGCCCGACCGCGACCGATCCTCGCCCCGCCTACCTGGCCGCCACCGCCACCCGGCTGCCGATTCCCGGCGAACCGCGCTTCGCCACGTACGAGGAGACCCGCCGCCACCGCAAGCAGCGGCTGGCCGCCGCCGTCAGGCTGTTCGGGAAGTACGGCTTCGCGGAAGGGATATCCGGCCACATCTCCGTACGCGACCCCGAACACCGAGACCGCTTCTGGGTCAATCCCTTCGGCGTCTCCTTCCGGCAGGTCCGCGTCGCCGACCTGATCTGCGTCGACGCCGCCGGTGACGTGGTGGCCGGCCACCACCCGGTCAACCCCAGCGCGTTCGTCATCCACTCACAGATCCACGAGCTGCACCCCGACGCCACCGCGGTCGCCCACGGCCACACCCCGCACTCCCGGGCGCTGGGCGCACTGGGCACGCTGCTCGAACCGATCGACCAGGAATCGGCGGCGTTCTACGGCCGCCAGGTGCTCTACAACCGCTACGACGGGCCTTGCGTGACACCGGCCCAGGGCCGTGACATCGCCGAGCGGCTCGGCGGCAACCGTGCCGTCCTGCTGCGCCACCACGGACTGATCACGGTGGGCGGTTCCCTGGACGAGGCCGTGCACTGGTTCCTGAGCTACGACAGCTGCGCCCAGGTGCAGCTCCTCGCCCGGGCCGCGGGCACCCCCCGCACCCTCACCCCCGAACAGGCCCTGGCCGCCCGTGAAGGCTTCGGGGACCAGGAGCTGGGCCGGTTCAGCTTCCAGCTGCTGTGGGACGAGATCGTCGCCGAGCAGCCCGACCTGCTCCAGGAGGAGCCGGGAGGCGCCGGCGCGCACGGCGGGGGCGCCGGATGA